In Toxoplasma gondii ME49 chromosome X, whole genome shotgun sequence, a single genomic region encodes these proteins:
- a CDS encoding DNA mismatch repair protein, C-terminal domain-containing protein (encoded by transcript TGME49_236200) has translation MEGEVASKVSSGDREGIQETDEKEEEGGRVKNRCQETEANAGGLRPPVAVQDGRASTGSSCVKAAASSDAEQNSQSSHLSSEDILGSASASSFSSLSFHAFAHAASSSTSLRPQSTSSDASFPLPSSSSTRSSAPSESSASSCSGSSSASSPSSLSTSSTSSSSSSSSASSSSSSASPSSFSSAASPASSSAVRSSSSGGAESERDTGRQAGRLHAMSSLVAEAVCSQQVVLGLKSICKELVENAIDAGATTVEVRFVDGGMASVEVRDNGSGIAPQDFPMLGRRHATSKINKFTDLYSALDTMGFRGEALASLCALSDVEILTRTASEPFATRLRFDHHGKIIHQEPAAREVGTSVTVSNLFASLPLRRRALRQQRQKHLQESLAFLQKFALLHADDCRILVTDFTPANSSRSAEASSGSQRRNGGSSVTLLNTRGTATRLLDAAVTVYGERQMQQCTQVSLAGAEPGREWSVEALLSRPPLGVRTSALQLFFVNKRVVEFPPLLQKLINKKYREVCSRHCFPIVIAFATVAPHLLEVNLRKDKQEVLLAVEKEITEALLKTITDFVAPTVASFQTVRGFSQLPRGVSFSSSAEASSRGSCSSSTLTQRSPPSDFSSPSQPPRLPSESCSSSLPLEESCSPSLPSEESCSSSPHTAFRSPAAAAKRETDRQEEDGTSRGESTRQRAGVDEARLRLAQLGEQSGETRDLKLSGDLKEGDRSTREPTSVPEKENVADETFISCFSSVSSPPFLSASSFPALDSTSSCPPSAVPSNLSALEGETRDVHDDHDEEGDRTRRRRATSPQTQCSSDEENLPLSVRLEKKPTDQRRSSFHSSSSTACFSSSSSLVSQESSSFSASKKGRTLHPSKPKDAEVTVASSESSSPCSLFPASRWGSPDGGAEREREEQEKADQAKGKRSEEADAFGSFERRRKARKGVPSRAQLKRREDEFVSESKLLKETVASAVAECHCTEEDLEALYGASDAETGDETKHEAVSSSSSSPASSSSSSFSSSSASSSASPCASSFRFSDCPAAFSFASSSDTQVIGAFDPGTSSMFLDKRAFREMKIVGQFNQGFIIGCLLSRVPSGACPPDASGGSHEFRQVPQTPDHVSPSFSASSSSSSSSASASSFSSSLQSALPASKREVRSLFIVDQHASDEKKRFEDLNEGFKPATQPLLIPLRLHLPVDMARAVSDFDREIRENGFRVTIARERRRLPAREERDATCAGEASEDAADASVEDELVISLSALPVVEGRQLKEEDFIEFLAALLHDEEGHATAARWRRRRRRRRKRTTELTQKRGEPPETPEKPSEEAGARGGDAARGPQAAADEVDVQQGSGSEKRADEDDSDEGEEESEEDDAHAFHHRVLLCRPKKVWEILASRACRSAIMIGDSLTVNQMQTVLKNLATLHLPFNCPHGRPTVRHLFDLHLPAVYPPEREARPVPWERQTEENEAEKEGSGEAEEEGSGEAAKGEEEFDKVEERTWRERMNDEMEATGNWGGRRGEQRRLKGEDASSPDKKKGGVERREEKQATRRREEEGDVVGGRFRLRRKRCREEKKRGEKRRKKKKVEQSTRIGKDLSAEQHRELTKAQAHRQEEKDHQAIFAEEKGLFDEDDPDVVADGEEKNEQNCLSLRDWKEDDRGFDATSRVPQMKLYELSFDGHK, from the exons ATGGAGGGCGAGGTAGCGAGCAAAGTGTCTTctggagacagggaaggaaTCCAGGAGacggacgagaaggaagaggaaggcggaagagTGAAGAATCGATGccaagaaacagaggcgaaCGCGGGAGGCCTGCGGCCTCCTGTGGCTGTCCAGGATGGCAGAGCTTCAACAGGCTCTTCTTGCGTCAAAGCTGCAGCTTCCAGCGACGCAGAACAAAACTCTCAGAGCAGTCACCTGTCTTCTGAGGACATCCTCGGTTCTGCCagcgcctcttccttctcttctctctcgtttcatGCCTTCGCTCacgctgcctcttcctcgacttctctcagGCCACAGTCTACCTCTTCTGatgcttcttttcctctgccctcttcctcttcgacgCGTTCTTCTGCGCCCTCTGaatcctctgcctcttcctgctcagggtcttcctccgcttcttctccttcttctctttccacttcttcaacgtcctcttcctcgtcctcttcgtcggcctcttcctcttcttcttctgcttccccttcgtccttctccagtGCGGCTTCCccggcttcctcctctgcggttcgttcttcgtcttctgggGGCGCGGAatccgagagagacacaggccGGCAGGCTGggcggctgcatgcaatgAGCTCGCTCGTAGCGGAAGCCGTCTGCAGTCAGCAAGTTGTGTTGGGTCTGAAGAGCATTTGCAAGGAGTTGGTGGAAAACGCGATCGACGCTGGCGCGACGACGGTGG aAGTCCGATTCGTGGACGGAGGCATGGCAAGCGTCGAGGTCCGCGACAACGGCTCCGGAATCGCCCCCCAAGACTTCCCGATGCTCG GTCGGCGCCATGCGACTTCGAAGATCAACAAATTCACCGATTTGTACAGCGCCCTTGACACCATGGGATTCAGA GGCGAGGCCctggcctctctctgtgcgctGAGCGACGTGGAAATCCTCACTCGCACGGCCTCGGAGCCTTTCGCCACGAGGCTCCGCTTCGACCATCACGGAAAAATCATTCACCAAGAGCCGGCGGCCAGAGAG GTGGGTACCTCGGTGACCGTTTCGAATCTTTTCGCCTCCTTACCGCTGAGGCGACGCGCCCTGCGCCAGCAGCGTCAGAAGCATCTCCAAGAGTCCCTCGCGTTCCTCCAAAAATTTGCTCTGCTGCATGCCGACGACTGTCGGATCCTCGTCACCGACTTTACTCCGGCGAACTCAAGTCGCTCTGCTGAAGCTTCTTCAGGCTCTCAAAG ACGGAACGGTGGGAGCTCTGTGACGCTCTTGAACACTCGAGGCACTGCGACGCGCCTCTTGGACGCCGCGGTGACCGTGTACGGTGAACGGCAGATGCAGCAGTGCACTCAAGTGTCTCTCGCAGGCGCTGAACCTGGCCGCGAGTGGAG CGTTGAagcccttctctctcgtcctccccTCGGTGTACGGACCTCGGCTCTCCAGCTCTTTTTTGTGAATAAAAGAGTTGTGgagtttcctcctctcctacAGAAATTGATTAATAA AAAATATCGAGAAGTGTGTAGTCGGCACTGCTTCCCGATTGTCATCGCCTTCGCCACTGTCGCGCCTCACCTTCTGGAAGTAAATTTGAG aaaagACAAGCAAGAGGTGCTACTCGCAGTAGAAAAGGAGATCACGGAGGCGCTTTTG AAAACCATCACCGACTTCGTCGCGCCGACTGTCGCGTCCTTCCAGACCGTTCGCGGATTCTCCCAGCTGCCGCGAggtgtctcgttctcttccagtGCAGAGGCTTCATCGCGCGgttcctgctcttcctccaccCTCACTCAGCGTTCCCCTCCCTCCGAtttctcttcaccttcgcAGCCCCCGCGTCTTCCATCTGAatcctgttcttcttctctgcctctaGAAGAAtcctgttctccttctctgccttcagAAGAatcctgttcttcttccccacaCACTGCGTTTCGATCTCCAGCCGCGGCGGCAAAACGCGAGACAGACCgccaggaagaagatggaacTTCAAGAGGGGAGAGCACTCGCCAGAGGGCAGGTGTCGACGAAGCGAGGCTACGCCTGGCACAGCTGGGCGAACAgtcgggagagacgagagattTGAAGCTCAGCGGAGACCTGAAAGAGGGTGACCGGTCGACAAGAGAGCCGACGAGCGTtccagagaaggagaacgtcGCTGACGAGACGTTTAtctcttgcttctcgtctgtttcgtctcctccatttctctccgcttccagTTTCCCTGCGCTCGATTCTACTTCATCTTGTCCTCCGTCTGCGGTCCCCTCCAACCTTTCGGCTCTCGAGGGGGAGACGCGAGATGTTCATGATGATcacgacgaggaaggcgatcGAACGCGAAGACGCCGCGCGACGTCTCCCCAAACCCAGTGTTCCAGTGACGAGGAAAACCTACCTCTTTCTGTGAGgctggagaaaaaaccaaCAGATCAACGCCGTTCCTCTttccattcttcttcttccactgctTGTTTTTCGTCCTCGAGTTCCCTTGTCTCTCAGGagtcttcgtcgttttccgcctcgaagaaggggagaaccTTGCATCCAAGCAAGCCtaaagacgcagaagtcaCTGTGGCGTCTTCCGAATCTTCCTCACCTTGCTCTCTGTTCCCCGCGTCTCGCTGGGGCTCTCCAGACGGAGGCgcggaacgagagagagaagagcaagagaaagcagaccAGGCGAAAGGGAAACGGAGTGAGGAAGCGGATGCGTTCGGGAGTttcgagaggcgaaggaaagcAAGAAAGGGAGTGCCGAGCAGGGCGCAACtcaaacggagagaagacgagttCGTCAGCGAGAGCAAACTGTTGAAAGAAACGGTCGCGAGTGCTGTCGCCGAATGCCActgcacagaagaagaccttGAAGCTCTTTACGGAGCCTCCGACGCGGAAACCGGTGACGAAACGAAACATGAagctgtgtcttcttcttcttcatctccggcttcctcttcctcctcttctttctcttcgtcgtctgcgtcttcgtctgcgtctccgtgtgcatcttcgtttcgtttttcggaCTGTCCAGCTGCTTTCTCgtttgcgtcttcgtccGACACCCAGGTGATTGGAGCGTTTGATCCAGGTACGAGCAGCATGTTTTTGGACAAAAGAGCCTTTAGGGAAATGAAGATCGTTGGCCAGTTCAATCAAGGCTTCATCatcggctgtctcctctcgcgggTACCCTCTGGGGCCTGCCCCCCGGATGCGTCTGGCGGCTCTCACGAGTTCCGTCAAGTTCCTCAAACACCCGATCACGTCTCGCcgtccttttctgcttcctcgtcctcttcgtcgtcgtcggcctctgcttcttccttctcgtcttcgcttcagTCTGCTTTGCCTGCGTCCAAGCGCGAGGTGCGTTCCTTGTTTATCGTTGATCAGCATgcgagcgacgagaagaagagattcGAGGACTTGAATGAGGGATTCAAACCTGCGACGCAGCCGCTTCTGATTCCACTTCGGCTGCACTTGCCTGTCGACATGGCGCGCGCGGTCTCTGACTTTGACAGAGAGATTCGGGAGAATGGTTTTCGAGTGACAATTGCGCGCGAGCGGCGCCGCTTGCCTGCGCGCGAAGAACGCGACGCGACCTGCGCTGGCGAAGCCTCCGAGGACGCCGCTGACGCCTCTGTCGAAGACGAACTTGtgatctctctctcggccttGCCTGTTGTCGAGGGTCGGCAACTGAAGGAGGAAGACTTCATCGAATTCCTGGCCGCCCTCCTgcacgacgaagaaggccaTGCGACGGCCGCaaggtggagacgaagaagaaggaggcgacgcaAGCGGACAACGGAGCTGACGCAGAAGCGAGGCGAACCTCCTGAGACGCCGGAGAAACCTTCTGAGGAGGCCGGCGCGAGAGGCGGAGATGCCGCGCGAGGCCCACAGGCTGCCGCCGATGAGGTCGACGTTCAGCAGGGAagtggaagcgagaaaagagcagatgaagacgacagcgatgaaggagaagaagaaagtgaagaagacgatgcACACGCGTTTCACCATCGCGTTCTGCTGTGTCGACCGAAGAAGGTTTGGGAAATTCTCGCGAGTCG cgcatgcagatcggCCATCATGATCGGGGACTCCCTCACTGTGAATCAGATGCAAACAGTTCTGAAGAACCTCGCGACTCTGCACCTCCCCTTCAACTGTCCCCACGGCCGCCCGACGGTGCGGCATCTTTTCGACTTGCACCTCCCAGCTGTCTATCCACCTGAGCGAGAAGCGCGTCCAGTCCCCtgggagaggcagacagaagaaaacgaggcagagaaagaaggaagtggagaggcagaggaagagggaagtggagaggcagcgaagggagaagaagaatttgataaagtggaagagagaacctggagagagaggatgaaCGACGAGATGGAGGCGACAGGGAACTGGGGAGGACGCAGAGGGGAGCAACGGAGACTGAAAGGGGAAGATGCGTCTTCCccagacaagaagaaaggcggagttgagagacgagaggagaaacaagcaacgaggagacgagaagaagaaggtgacgTTGTTGGAGGAAGGTTCAGATTGCGGCGGAAACGAtgtcgagaagagaagaagcgaggggagaagaggaggaagaagaagaaggtcgagCAATCCACGCGAATCGGAAAAGACCTGTCTGCAGAGCAGCACAGAGAACTCACGAAAGCTCAGGCGCAccgacaagaagagaaggaccaTCAGGCGATctttgcagaagaaaagggctTGTTCGACGAGGATGATCCAGACGTCGtggcagacggagaagagaagaacgaacagaATTGCCTTTCTCTCAGAGACTGGAAGGAAGACGATCGGGGGTTCGACGCTACGTCAAGAGTCCCCCAGATGAAACTCTACGAGCTCTCCTTCGACGGACACAAATAA